The following are encoded together in the Pectobacterium punjabense genome:
- a CDS encoding class I adenylate cyclase — MYFYIETLKQRLDAINQLRVDRALGAMKPAFQQVYSLLPILLHHHHPLMPGYLEGKVPHGICTHTPDEKQQQYLDGIALRWGQFDSSHPQGELPITGIYSMGSTSSIGQSCSSDLDIWVCHQSWLDSEERQLLQKKCTLLEQWAAAQGAEVSFFLMDESRFRHNESGSLSGEDCGTMQHILLLDEFYRTAVRMAGKRILWNMVPVEEESHYDDYVLSLYSQGALAPNEWMDLGGLSTLSAEEYFGASLWQLYKSIDSPYKAVLKTLLLEAYSWEYPDTSLLSTEIKKRLHDGEIVSFGLDPYCMMLDRVTHYLTAINDPTRLDLARRCFYLKVCEKLSREQACVGWRRQILSQLVQEWGWSDEHLAMLDNRANWKIEQVREAHNELLDAMMQTYRNLIRFARRNNLSVSASPQDIGVLTRKLYAAFEALPGKVTLLNPQISPDLSEPNLTFIYVPPGRANRSGWYLYNQAPSMDAIISHQPLEYNRYLNKLVAWAYFNGLLTPNTRLYIKGNELCDITRLQALVDDVASHFPLRLPAPTPKALYSPCEIRHLAIIVNLEHDPTAAFRNQVVHFDFRHLDVFSFGQQQQCLVGSIDLLYRNSWNEVRTLHFSGEQAVLEALKTILGKMHQDAALPESLEVFCYSQHLRGLIRTRVQQLVSECIELRLTSTRQQEPGRFKAVKVAGQTWGLFFERLSVSVQKLENAVEFYGAISNNKLQGQPVQVETNHVHLPPVVDGVASEGIIQFFFEDVTENQGFNIYILDESNRVEVYHHCEGSKEELVRDVSRFYSSSHDRFTYGSSFINFNLPQFYQIVQLDGRTQVIPFRSSALSHLCITPVVGDEVMTMKQRLQIL; from the coding sequence TTGTACTTCTACATCGAGACTTTGAAGCAAAGACTGGATGCGATCAACCAACTGCGTGTTGACCGTGCTCTGGGAGCAATGAAGCCAGCTTTTCAGCAGGTTTACAGTCTTCTGCCCATTTTATTACATCATCATCACCCGTTGATGCCCGGCTACCTTGAAGGCAAGGTGCCTCACGGTATCTGCACTCACACGCCTGATGAAAAGCAACAACAGTACCTTGATGGCATCGCGTTGCGTTGGGGTCAGTTTGACAGCTCTCATCCGCAGGGCGAACTGCCGATCACGGGCATCTATTCAATGGGAAGCACTTCGTCTATCGGGCAGAGCTGTAGCTCTGATCTCGATATCTGGGTGTGCCATCAATCCTGGCTGGATAGCGAAGAACGCCAGCTCTTACAGAAAAAATGTACGCTGCTGGAGCAGTGGGCCGCTGCGCAGGGCGCTGAAGTCAGCTTCTTCCTGATGGATGAAAGTCGTTTCCGCCATAATGAAAGCGGTAGCCTGAGCGGTGAAGACTGCGGCACCATGCAACACATCCTGTTGCTTGACGAATTTTACCGCACCGCTGTGCGTATGGCGGGTAAACGTATTCTGTGGAATATGGTGCCGGTCGAAGAAGAATCCCACTACGACGATTATGTGCTGTCGCTGTACTCGCAGGGCGCGCTGGCACCGAACGAGTGGATGGATTTAGGTGGATTAAGCACGCTTTCGGCGGAAGAGTATTTTGGTGCGAGCCTTTGGCAGCTCTATAAAAGTATCGATTCCCCGTATAAAGCTGTGCTGAAAACGCTGCTGTTGGAAGCCTATTCTTGGGAATACCCGGATACCAGCCTGCTGTCGACTGAAATTAAAAAACGTCTGCATGATGGTGAGATTGTCTCTTTTGGCCTCGATCCTTACTGCATGATGTTGGATCGCGTTACGCACTATCTGACGGCGATTAACGATCCCACGCGCCTCGATCTGGCGCGTCGATGTTTCTATTTAAAAGTGTGTGAAAAGCTCTCCAGAGAACAAGCCTGTGTCGGCTGGCGGCGGCAGATTCTGAGCCAACTGGTGCAGGAATGGGGCTGGAGCGACGAGCATCTGGCCATGCTGGATAACCGCGCTAACTGGAAAATTGAACAGGTACGCGAAGCGCATAATGAGCTGCTGGATGCGATGATGCAGACCTATCGCAACCTGATCCGCTTCGCCCGCCGCAATAATCTGAGCGTCAGCGCGAGCCCGCAGGATATCGGTGTATTGACGCGTAAACTGTACGCCGCGTTTGAAGCGTTGCCGGGCAAGGTCACTCTGCTGAACCCACAAATTTCGCCTGATTTGTCAGAGCCGAACTTAACCTTTATCTATGTTCCACCGGGTCGTGCTAACCGTTCTGGCTGGTACCTGTACAATCAGGCACCGTCGATGGATGCGATCATCAGCCACCAGCCGTTGGAATATAACCGCTATCTGAACAAGCTGGTGGCGTGGGCATATTTTAATGGCCTGCTGACACCCAATACGCGCCTGTACATCAAAGGCAACGAGCTGTGTGATATCACGCGTCTGCAAGCGCTGGTGGACGATGTCGCCAGCCATTTCCCGCTGCGCCTGCCCGCACCTACGCCGAAGGCGCTGTACAGCCCGTGTGAAATTCGCCATCTGGCGATTATCGTCAATTTGGAACACGATCCGACGGCGGCGTTTCGCAATCAGGTGGTGCATTTCGATTTCCGTCATCTGGATGTATTTAGTTTCGGCCAGCAGCAGCAGTGTTTGGTCGGCAGTATCGACCTGCTGTATCGCAACTCGTGGAACGAAGTGCGTACTCTGCATTTCAGCGGCGAGCAGGCGGTGTTGGAAGCGTTGAAAACTATTCTGGGCAAAATGCATCAGGATGCGGCGCTGCCGGAATCACTGGAAGTGTTTTGCTACAGCCAGCACCTGCGTGGGTTGATTCGTACTCGTGTTCAGCAACTGGTGTCCGAATGTATTGAGCTGCGCCTGACCAGTACGCGTCAGCAGGAGCCTGGGCGCTTCAAAGCGGTGAAAGTGGCGGGGCAAACCTGGGGGCTGTTCTTTGAGCGGTTGAGTGTGTCAGTGCAGAAGCTGGAAAACGCGGTCGAGTTTTATGGCGCGATTTCTAACAATAAGCTGCAAGGCCAGCCCGTTCAGGTTGAAACCAACCATGTGCATTTACCGCCAGTGGTTGATGGTGTCGCGAGTGAAGGGATCATCCAATTCTTCTTTGAAGATGTGACGGAGAATCAAGGTTTTAATATCTATATTCTCGATGAGTCAAACCGCGTTGAGGTGTATCACCACTGTGAAGGCAGCAAGGAAGAACTGGTGCGCGATGTCAGCCGTTTCTATTCGTCTTCGCACGATCGCTTTACTTACGGTTCTAGCTTTATCAATTTCAACCTGCCGCAGTTCTACCAAATTGTACAGTTGGACGGCCGCACGCAGGTCATCCCGTTCCGCAGCAGTGCACTTTCTCATCTGTGCATTACGCCCGTGGTCGGGGATGAGGTAATGACGATGAAGCAGCGACTACAGATTCTCTAG
- the hemC gene encoding hydroxymethylbilane synthase, translating into MLANIIRIATRQSPLALWQARYVQQCLNHLYPDLQVELVPMVTRGDIILDTPLAKVGGKGLFVKELELALLEGRADIAVHSMKDVPVEFPDGLGLTTICERDDPRDAFVSNHYDSLDQLPEGSCVGTSSLRRQCQLRARRPDLVIRDLRGNVGTRLSKLDNGEYDAIILAVAGLKRLGLEERIRSALSPEESLPAVGQGAIGIECRLDDDRIRQLLAPLNHTETAARVLAERAMNVRLEGGCQVPIGSYAELEGDTLWLRALVGAPDGSQMIVGERKGSIVDAEKIGIALAEELLAKGASAILQAVYQGSSSS; encoded by the coding sequence ATGTTAGCCAATATTATTAGAATTGCCACCCGACAAAGCCCGCTAGCCCTATGGCAAGCACGATATGTTCAGCAGTGTTTGAACCATCTCTATCCCGATTTACAGGTGGAACTGGTGCCGATGGTAACCCGCGGCGACATCATTCTGGATACGCCACTGGCAAAGGTTGGTGGTAAGGGATTGTTTGTTAAAGAGCTGGAATTAGCACTGCTCGAAGGACGCGCCGATATCGCCGTTCATTCCATGAAAGATGTGCCTGTCGAGTTTCCCGATGGCCTTGGCCTGACCACCATTTGTGAACGTGACGACCCACGCGACGCTTTTGTTTCCAATCATTACGACAGCCTCGATCAATTACCGGAGGGCAGTTGTGTCGGTACCTCCAGTCTGCGTCGCCAGTGCCAACTGCGCGCCCGGCGCCCCGATCTGGTGATTCGTGATTTGCGCGGTAATGTCGGCACGCGTCTGTCAAAACTGGACAACGGCGAGTATGACGCCATTATTCTTGCCGTCGCGGGTCTGAAACGCCTTGGACTTGAAGAACGCATCCGCAGTGCGTTAAGCCCGGAAGAGTCTCTGCCTGCTGTCGGGCAAGGCGCTATCGGCATCGAATGCCGTTTGGATGACGATCGCATTCGCCAGCTCCTTGCTCCACTCAATCACACCGAGACCGCTGCCCGCGTACTGGCTGAACGTGCGATGAATGTACGTCTTGAAGGTGGCTGTCAGGTGCCGATTGGTAGCTACGCCGAGCTGGAAGGCGATACGCTATGGTTACGCGCGCTGGTTGGTGCACCGGATGGCAGCCAGATGATTGTCGGTGAACGTAAAGGAAGCATCGTCGATGCTGAAAAAATCGGTATTGCCTTGGCTGAAGAGCTGTTAGCGAAAGGGGCTAGCGCCATCCTTCAGGCCGTTTATCAAGGGTCAAGTTCATCATGA
- the hemD gene encoding uroporphyrinogen-III synthase — protein MTILVTRPSPAGEQLVTRLRKLGYHAWHSPLIEFSPGRELAGLPAQLQALHADDLVFALSQHAIHYADPMLARTGISWPAHLAYYAIGRTTALALHKISAHPVTYPPERETSETLLQLPELQDVAGRRALILRGNGGRELLGETLTERGVQVIYCECYQRRDVHYDGSEQSRHWQQIGIDKLVITSGEMLQRIYTLVPDYYRASWLLGCQLIVVSERLAEQARQFGWHDIRVADNADNDALVRALQ, from the coding sequence ATGACGATTCTGGTTACCCGTCCGTCACCCGCTGGCGAACAACTGGTGACCCGTTTAAGGAAGCTCGGCTATCACGCCTGGCACAGCCCGCTGATCGAGTTTTCGCCTGGACGAGAACTCGCTGGTCTGCCTGCACAATTACAAGCGCTACACGCCGACGATCTGGTGTTTGCACTCTCACAACACGCGATTCATTACGCCGATCCCATGCTGGCACGCACGGGCATAAGCTGGCCTGCGCATCTCGCTTATTATGCCATTGGCCGAACCACAGCACTGGCGCTGCATAAAATCAGCGCACACCCTGTCACCTATCCGCCTGAACGTGAAACCAGCGAAACGCTATTGCAGCTCCCTGAGCTGCAAGATGTTGCAGGGAGACGTGCTCTAATACTGCGCGGTAATGGCGGAAGGGAATTATTGGGAGAAACATTAACTGAGCGGGGTGTACAGGTCATCTACTGTGAATGCTATCAGCGTAGAGATGTTCACTATGATGGTTCGGAACAAAGCCGCCACTGGCAGCAAATAGGCATCGACAAGCTGGTGATTACCAGCGGAGAAATGCTACAACGGATCTATACTTTAGTACCTGATTACTATCGGGCTTCCTGGTTACTTGGCTGCCAGTTGATCGTCGTCAGTGAACGACTGGCAGAACAGGCACGTCAGTTCGGCTGGCATGATATCCGGGTGGCCGATAACGCCGATAACGATGCGCTTGTGCGCGCACTACAATAA
- the hemX gene encoding uroporphyrinogen-III C-methyltransferase yields the protein MTEHNTPTAPSDEVAERVEPAHQQQDPVPQPKRSGAILGAIAIVVALAIGAGLYYHGHQQAQRETASLQRLESQLNALQQQHKQEQQQWLDAQQQQSKAQDSATQRLEALTRQSDELRDKLAALSSHDTNTWLIAQADFLVKLAGRKLWSDKDVTTAGALLKSADASLAEMNDPSLIDLRRALTSDISALAGVSQVDFDGIILKVNQLTDQLDNLQLADNNTDEAPMDANSTELSASLSEWRQNLSKSWHNFMADFITIRRRDSAAEPLLAPNQDVYLRENIRSRLLVAAQAIPRHQNEVYKQSLETAATWVRAYFDTTDPTTQAFLDQLDTLSQQSVSLDVPAELQSQALLEKLMQTRVRNLLAQAPATQQGE from the coding sequence ATGACGGAACACAATACCCCCACAGCTCCATCCGACGAGGTTGCTGAACGGGTTGAACCCGCTCATCAGCAGCAAGATCCCGTACCACAGCCCAAGCGCAGTGGTGCCATACTAGGGGCGATCGCCATCGTGGTTGCGCTGGCAATAGGCGCGGGCTTGTATTATCACGGCCACCAGCAGGCACAGAGAGAAACTGCCTCGCTTCAACGTCTGGAATCACAGCTAAACGCATTGCAACAGCAGCATAAGCAAGAACAGCAGCAGTGGCTGGACGCTCAGCAGCAGCAAAGTAAAGCGCAGGACAGCGCCACACAGCGTCTTGAGGCATTAACGCGTCAATCAGACGAGCTGCGCGATAAGCTGGCGGCACTTTCCAGCCATGACACCAATACCTGGCTGATCGCTCAGGCAGATTTTCTGGTGAAACTGGCAGGACGCAAGCTGTGGAGCGACAAAGATGTCACCACCGCAGGCGCATTGTTGAAGAGCGCGGATGCCAGTCTGGCAGAAATGAACGACCCTAGCCTGATAGACCTCCGTCGCGCATTGACCAGCGATATCAGCGCGCTGGCTGGCGTGAGCCAGGTTGATTTTGATGGCATCATTCTCAAAGTGAACCAGCTCACCGACCAATTGGACAACTTGCAACTCGCCGACAACAACACCGATGAAGCGCCGATGGACGCTAACAGTACGGAGTTGTCCGCGTCATTGAGCGAGTGGCGCCAGAATCTGAGCAAAAGCTGGCACAACTTCATGGCTGATTTCATCACCATTCGCCGCCGTGACAGCGCCGCGGAACCACTGCTGGCACCGAATCAGGATGTATATCTACGTGAGAATATCCGCTCACGCCTATTGGTCGCCGCACAGGCCATTCCTCGTCACCAGAACGAAGTGTACAAACAATCGCTGGAAACGGCCGCAACCTGGGTCCGCGCCTACTTCGATACCACCGACCCCACGACGCAGGCCTTTTTGGATCAGTTGGATACCTTAAGCCAACAGTCGGTCTCACTGGATGTCCCAGCCGAGTTACAAAGTCAGGCACTGTTAGAAAAATTGATGCAAACGCGCGTTCGTAATTTACTGGCTCAGGCACCAGCCACACAGCAGGGAGAGTGA
- the hemY gene encoding protoheme IX biogenesis protein HemY → MLKVLLLFLILIAGVVIGPIVAGHQGYVLIQTDDYDIQTSVTALVIMLVLFFLAFLAVEWLLRRLFRTGSRTRGWFLGRKRTRARKQTKAALLKLAEGDYLQVEKLLTRNADHAEQPVVNYLLAAEAAQQRGDEFRTKQYLERAAEVADTDQLPVDITRVRIQLARNEDHAARHGVDKLLEVAPRHPEVLRLAEQAFLRTHAYSALLDILPAMRKINLYPEARLLDLQQQAYIGLMNQTMADGGSEGLKSWWNNQSRKVRHEIPLQIAMAEHLIECDDHDTAQKIILDGLKRQYDERLILLMPRLKAGNPEQLEKMLHQYIKQHGATPLLNSTLGQLLMKHGEWQLASDAFRTALELRPDAYDYAWRADALERLHLPDEAAQMRREGLLLTLQQPAN, encoded by the coding sequence ATGCTAAAGGTCTTATTGCTGTTCCTGATCCTGATCGCAGGCGTTGTGATCGGCCCAATCGTCGCAGGTCACCAAGGTTACGTCCTGATTCAGACGGATGACTATGACATTCAAACCAGCGTGACCGCTCTGGTTATTATGCTGGTGCTATTTTTCCTCGCCTTTCTAGCGGTAGAGTGGCTGCTACGTCGGCTCTTTCGCACCGGCTCCCGCACGCGGGGCTGGTTCCTCGGTCGCAAACGCACCCGCGCTAGAAAGCAGACCAAAGCTGCGCTGCTCAAGCTGGCCGAGGGGGATTATTTACAGGTAGAAAAACTGCTAACTCGCAATGCCGATCATGCCGAGCAGCCCGTAGTTAACTACCTACTGGCAGCAGAAGCCGCGCAGCAGCGCGGTGATGAATTCCGCACCAAGCAATATCTGGAGCGTGCCGCCGAAGTTGCAGATACCGACCAGCTTCCGGTAGATATTACGCGCGTGCGCATTCAGCTAGCCCGTAATGAAGATCATGCTGCACGTCACGGCGTGGACAAATTGCTGGAAGTCGCACCTCGTCACCCTGAAGTGTTGCGTTTAGCGGAACAGGCTTTCCTGCGCACTCACGCCTATAGCGCACTGCTGGATATTCTGCCTGCGATGCGCAAGATCAATCTGTACCCCGAAGCGCGTTTGCTGGATCTACAACAGCAGGCCTATATCGGCCTGATGAATCAAACGATGGCAGATGGTGGCAGCGAAGGGCTGAAATCATGGTGGAATAATCAGAGCCGCAAAGTACGTCACGAGATTCCACTTCAGATCGCGATGGCTGAACATTTGATCGAGTGTGACGATCATGATACTGCTCAGAAGATCATTCTCGATGGGCTCAAACGTCAATATGACGAACGTTTGATCCTGCTGATGCCTCGCCTCAAAGCTGGCAACCCCGAGCAGTTGGAAAAAATGCTACATCAGTACATCAAGCAACACGGTGCAACGCCGCTGTTAAACAGCACGTTAGGCCAGTTGCTGATGAAACACGGTGAATGGCAGCTGGCAAGCGATGCCTTCCGCACCGCGTTGGAACTGCGCCCAGACGCGTATGATTATGCCTGGCGTGCAGATGCATTAGAGCGGCTGCATCTGCCGGATGAAGCGGCACAAATGCGGCGTGAGGGGCTACTGCTCACGCTACAGCAACCCGCTAACTAA
- a CDS encoding M20 peptidase aminoacylase family protein, whose protein sequence is MRTAPQHEPLAQFIQAFRHDLHRNPELSNQEFETTKKIRAVLEKEGIRVLDLPLKTGLVAEVGGLQDGPLVVVRSDIDALPIEEESGVEFTSLNKGVMHACGHDFHSSAALGAAILLKKIEPELKGTVRILFQAAEETGLGAPEVIAVGALDNAVAIFGIHNDPTLPVGVIGGKDGALTAGVDRFEIKIAAKGCHAAKPHEGNDPIIILGQLISAVQTIISRTVSSDNNAVVSITQVHSGSTWNVIPDTAYVEGTVRTFNQDARDLIEQRFRQIVAGIASTFGAEIEFLWHAGPPSVINTPEWVEFALNVASDEGFEARRVEASPIGEDFAFYQQKLPGTFMMVGSGGPYALHHPKFRVDDSALFPTAHYLYQMAKQSLEQLSSR, encoded by the coding sequence ATGAGAACAGCACCTCAGCACGAGCCTCTGGCTCAGTTTATTCAGGCATTTCGCCACGATTTACACCGCAACCCTGAACTGTCGAATCAGGAGTTCGAAACCACGAAAAAGATTCGTGCGGTATTGGAAAAAGAAGGGATTCGCGTTCTCGATCTGCCGTTGAAAACCGGTCTGGTCGCAGAAGTCGGTGGTCTACAGGATGGCCCACTGGTCGTGGTGCGATCCGACATCGATGCCCTGCCGATTGAAGAAGAATCCGGCGTAGAATTCACGTCACTCAACAAAGGGGTGATGCACGCCTGCGGTCATGACTTTCACTCTTCCGCTGCGTTGGGCGCGGCGATTTTGCTGAAGAAAATCGAGCCGGAGCTGAAAGGCACGGTGCGGATTTTGTTCCAGGCGGCTGAAGAAACCGGGCTGGGCGCACCGGAAGTGATTGCGGTTGGTGCGTTAGACAATGCGGTGGCGATTTTTGGTATTCACAACGATCCGACGCTGCCCGTTGGCGTCATCGGTGGGAAAGACGGTGCGCTGACGGCGGGCGTTGACCGCTTTGAGATCAAAATTGCGGCGAAAGGCTGCCATGCAGCGAAGCCGCATGAAGGCAACGATCCGATTATCATTCTGGGCCAGCTGATTTCTGCCGTACAGACCATCATCAGCCGCACGGTGTCGTCTGATAATAACGCGGTGGTGTCGATTACTCAGGTTCATAGCGGCAGCACCTGGAACGTTATCCCGGATACCGCCTACGTTGAAGGTACGGTCAGAACGTTCAACCAAGACGCGCGTGATTTGATTGAACAGCGTTTCCGTCAGATCGTAGCGGGTATTGCCAGCACCTTTGGCGCAGAAATTGAGTTCCTGTGGCACGCAGGACCGCCATCGGTGATCAACACGCCAGAGTGGGTTGAGTTTGCGCTGAACGTGGCAAGTGACGAAGGGTTTGAAGCACGCCGCGTGGAAGCCAGCCCGATTGGTGAAGATTTCGCGTTCTATCAGCAGAAACTGCCGGGTACGTTCATGATGGTCGGCTCCGGTGGACCGTATGCGCTGCACCACCCGAAATTCCGCGTTGACGACAGCGCACTGTTCCCGACGGCACACTATCTGTATCAGATGGCGAAGCAGAGTCTGGAACAGCTCTCCTCTCGCTAA
- a CDS encoding amino acid ABC transporter ATP-binding protein, whose amino-acid sequence MISVKNLSKRFGDQVVLDNISLDIAKGEVVAIIGPSGSGKSTLLRCLNLLETPESGTIKIGDQTLDTHRYSSKEAYALRRQTAMVFQSYNLFKNKTALENVTEALIVVKKMPKKQADEIGLALLEQVGLLPQAAQYPVTLSGGQQQRVSIARALAVDPKAILFDEPTSALDPERVHEVLQVIQKLAKNDTTMVIVTHEMQFAKEVADRVIFMADGHIVEEGPAEQVISFSDNPQTQRFLRQLTKLPEPLEYDI is encoded by the coding sequence ATGATCAGTGTAAAGAATCTTTCTAAACGCTTTGGCGATCAGGTGGTGTTGGACAACATTAGCCTCGATATCGCGAAAGGCGAAGTCGTGGCGATTATCGGCCCATCCGGTTCGGGTAAATCCACGCTGCTACGCTGTCTGAACCTGCTGGAAACGCCGGAGTCAGGCACGATCAAAATTGGCGACCAAACGCTGGATACGCATCGTTATTCCTCCAAGGAGGCCTACGCGCTGCGCCGTCAGACGGCGATGGTGTTCCAGAGCTATAACCTGTTTAAGAACAAGACGGCGCTGGAGAATGTAACGGAAGCGCTGATTGTCGTGAAAAAAATGCCGAAGAAGCAGGCGGATGAAATCGGTCTGGCGCTGCTGGAGCAGGTTGGTCTGTTGCCGCAGGCGGCGCAGTATCCGGTGACGTTGTCCGGCGGGCAGCAGCAGCGCGTGAGTATTGCACGTGCGCTGGCGGTCGATCCGAAAGCCATTTTGTTTGATGAACCGACCTCGGCGCTGGACCCGGAAAGGGTACACGAAGTGCTTCAGGTGATTCAGAAGCTGGCGAAAAACGACACTACAATGGTGATCGTTACCCATGAAATGCAGTTTGCGAAAGAAGTGGCCGACCGGGTGATCTTCATGGCGGATGGTCACATCGTTGAGGAAGGTCCGGCAGAGCAGGTGATTAGCTTCTCGGACAACCCGCAAACCCAGCGTTTCCTGCGTCAGTTGACCAAGCTGCCTGAGCCGCTTGAATACGATATTTAA
- a CDS encoding amino acid ABC transporter permease has translation MNIDLAYLLKVFPQVLMYLPTTLFLAVVSMFFAMVLGLILALVRESKIVVVVKIVELYISLFRGIPSLVQLFIIYFGLPQLFPGLSNLDAMTAAIIGFSLKTSAYMAEIFRAGLASVDFGQTEAGLSIGMSKAQVYRRIVLPQAMLNALPATGNTFISLIKDTSVAFALGVSELFAEGKMIAAESLRFFETFLVVGLIYWMVIVVYAWLQKQLEKKLNHSLQR, from the coding sequence ATGAATATCGATCTTGCCTACCTGTTAAAGGTCTTTCCCCAGGTATTAATGTATTTGCCGACCACGCTGTTTCTTGCCGTGGTATCGATGTTTTTTGCTATGGTTCTCGGCCTTATCCTGGCGTTAGTCCGTGAAAGCAAGATCGTCGTCGTGGTAAAAATCGTTGAGCTCTATATCTCGCTGTTCCGCGGCATTCCATCGCTGGTTCAGCTGTTTATTATCTATTTCGGCCTGCCGCAGCTATTTCCTGGTTTATCCAATCTGGATGCGATGACGGCCGCGATTATCGGCTTTAGCTTGAAAACCTCCGCTTACATGGCCGAGATTTTCCGTGCGGGTCTGGCCTCGGTGGATTTCGGCCAGACGGAAGCGGGCCTGTCCATTGGCATGAGCAAAGCGCAGGTCTATCGCCGCATTGTGTTGCCGCAGGCGATGTTGAATGCGCTGCCAGCGACGGGGAACACCTTCATTTCCTTGATTAAGGATACCTCGGTAGCCTTCGCGCTGGGTGTCTCCGAACTGTTCGCGGAAGGCAAGATGATTGCCGCTGAATCTCTGCGTTTCTTTGAGACCTTCCTGGTCGTGGGTCTGATTTACTGGATGGTGATTGTGGTTTACGCCTGGCTGCAAAAACAGCTGGAGAAGAAACTGAATCACTCGCTACAGCGATAA
- a CDS encoding amino acid ABC transporter substrate-binding protein: MMKKVTLSVLALTTAFLVAGCDSGKSGTEQEKVLKVGSTGQSYPSGFKQDNKLVGFDVEVTEAIAKDLNYKVEWVTADFSGLMGQLEAKKLDTVANVVAITPARQEKYNFAQPYSFYGSQIVTHKDNTDINTLADLKGKTVAGVLGSNHVNNLKKAFADGSVNIRTYETRDGAMNDALSKRVEGYVNSRPILLAEINKRNLPFKLVGEPLVIEEVSFPFHKDEKGDALRKQFDAQLTKMREDGRLKSISEKYFGEDITVSPAK, encoded by the coding sequence ATGATGAAAAAAGTAACGTTGTCTGTTCTGGCGCTGACGACCGCCTTTCTTGTTGCCGGCTGTGATTCTGGGAAGAGCGGCACCGAGCAGGAAAAAGTATTGAAAGTGGGTTCAACAGGCCAAAGTTATCCAAGTGGTTTTAAGCAAGATAACAAGCTGGTTGGGTTTGACGTTGAAGTCACGGAAGCCATTGCTAAAGATCTGAACTACAAAGTTGAGTGGGTTACCGCTGATTTCAGTGGCCTGATGGGGCAATTGGAAGCGAAAAAGCTGGATACCGTGGCAAACGTGGTAGCCATTACTCCTGCGCGTCAGGAAAAATACAATTTCGCCCAGCCGTACAGCTTCTACGGCAGCCAGATTGTGACGCATAAAGACAACACGGATATTAATACATTGGCCGACCTGAAAGGGAAGACGGTTGCTGGGGTTCTGGGTTCTAACCACGTTAATAACCTGAAAAAAGCCTTTGCCGATGGCAGCGTAAACATCCGTACCTATGAAACACGCGATGGCGCGATGAACGATGCACTGTCCAAACGCGTTGAAGGCTACGTGAATTCACGTCCGATCCTGCTGGCGGAAATCAATAAACGTAATCTGCCGTTCAAACTGGTTGGCGAACCGCTGGTGATTGAAGAAGTCAGCTTCCCGTTCCATAAGGACGAGAAAGGCGATGCGCTGCGTAAACAGTTCGATGCACAATTGACGAAAATGCGTGAAGATGGACGTCTGAAATCTATCTCCGAAAAATATTTTGGCGAAGACATCACGGTATCACCGGCTAAATAA
- a CDS encoding GNAT family N-acetyltransferase — translation MSIVFRQATLADDETFLALALAAFEPIRQLGINFSAAHADIDMVRTHIASHGVYVMEKGGEMVSSFTIRYPWGPEPGPFGLPHLGWFATHPGYKKQGLGKQMMGWLEEEILINQLKAPAVSLGTAQNHPWLIEMYRNYGFREVGQTNLGKGHLTIWMEKILDNQLYDQWKDKNSKREAVK, via the coding sequence ATGAGTATCGTATTTCGTCAGGCTACGCTTGCGGATGATGAAACTTTTTTGGCGCTGGCGCTGGCGGCGTTTGAGCCGATTCGTCAGCTCGGTATCAATTTTTCCGCCGCCCATGCGGATATCGACATGGTGCGCACACATATCGCCTCACACGGCGTTTATGTGATGGAAAAAGGCGGGGAAATGGTGTCGTCATTCACCATCCGCTATCCGTGGGGGCCTGAGCCTGGCCCGTTCGGTCTACCGCATCTGGGCTGGTTTGCGACGCACCCTGGCTATAAAAAACAGGGGTTGGGTAAGCAAATGATGGGCTGGCTCGAAGAAGAAATTCTGATTAACCAGCTCAAAGCGCCGGCGGTGTCGTTGGGCACTGCGCAAAACCACCCGTGGCTGATTGAGATGTACAGAAATTATGGTTTCAGGGAAGTCGGGCAGACGAATCTGGGAAAAGGACACCTGACAATCTGGATGGAAAAAATCCTTGATAACCAATTGTATGACCAGTGGAAAGATAAAAACTCAAAAAGAGAGGCAGTAAAATGA